The following coding sequences lie in one Nonomuraea muscovyensis genomic window:
- a CDS encoding NAD-dependent epimerase/dehydratase family protein — MRLLVLGGTEFVGRAFVDEALALGGDVTVFNRGTHEPPPGVTALRGDRSAPGGLAAIERGEWDVVVDTWSWAPSAVRDSARLLAGRAGHYVYVSSRSVHGYPAPAGADESAPVVAASPDDEDAADYSRAKTGGELAAVAAFGDRALLARAGLILGPYENIGRLPWWLTRVARGGPVLAPGPADLGLQLIDVRDLASWCLSAAGRGLGGAYNVVSPPGFTTTRELLESCVRVTGSDAELRWLDAETILAAGVRPWSDLPVWIVGEGHDTMHRGDVSKAVAAGLRCRPIEETVADTWAWLRSIGGHAPMRGDRPAVGLDPEAEAKLLGG, encoded by the coding sequence ATGAGGCTACTTGTGCTGGGCGGGACCGAGTTCGTCGGCCGTGCCTTCGTCGACGAGGCGCTCGCGCTCGGCGGCGACGTGACCGTCTTCAACCGGGGCACCCATGAGCCGCCCCCGGGCGTCACGGCCCTGCGGGGCGACCGGTCGGCTCCCGGCGGGCTCGCCGCGATCGAGCGGGGCGAGTGGGACGTGGTGGTCGACACCTGGTCCTGGGCGCCGTCCGCCGTCCGCGACAGCGCCCGGCTGCTGGCCGGCCGCGCCGGCCACTACGTCTACGTCTCCAGCCGTTCGGTCCACGGCTATCCGGCGCCCGCGGGGGCCGACGAGAGCGCGCCCGTGGTGGCGGCCTCGCCCGACGACGAGGACGCCGCCGACTACTCCCGGGCCAAGACCGGCGGCGAGCTGGCCGCCGTGGCGGCGTTCGGCGACCGGGCGCTGCTGGCGCGGGCCGGGCTCATCCTCGGGCCGTACGAGAACATCGGGCGGCTGCCCTGGTGGCTGACCCGCGTCGCCCGTGGCGGCCCCGTCCTCGCCCCGGGCCCCGCCGACCTGGGCCTCCAGCTCATCGACGTGCGCGACCTGGCCTCGTGGTGCCTGTCCGCCGCCGGGCGCGGGCTCGGCGGCGCCTACAACGTGGTCAGCCCGCCGGGGTTCACCACGACGCGCGAGCTGCTGGAGAGCTGCGTACGGGTGACCGGGTCCGACGCCGAGCTGCGCTGGCTCGACGCCGAGACGATCCTCGCGGCCGGGGTGCGGCCGTGGTCCGACCTGCCGGTCTGGATCGTCGGAGAGGGACACGACACCATGCACCGCGGCGACGTGTCCAAGGCGGTGGCGGCGGGGCTGCGGTGCCGGCCGATCGAGGAGACGGTGGCCGACACCTGGGCCTGGCTGCGGAGCATCGGCGGCCACGCCCCCATGCGCGGCGACCGTCCCGCCGTCGGCCTGGACCCGGAGGCGGAGGCCAAGCTCCTCGGCGGCTGA
- a CDS encoding carbohydrate ABC transporter permease, with protein sequence MSARAAHATRTRRRGGLVPYLFLAPAMILFALFMVVPIGYTVHLSLHRTKVSGLGLGKGARKEVFVGLDNYVAAVGDGELWAGWLRVLGYGALVLVVMLGLALLFALMLDTARVRLARFARIAIFLPFAVPGVAAGLMWGFLYLPSLSPFHELFGADLLSRTTVVYSMANIAVWGGTGFNMLVLYTNLRAVPQSLYEAARIDGASELQIALRVKIPILAPAIILTTVFSVIATVQVFTEPSTLRPLSNTISSTWSPLMKVYRDAFVTGDLYSAAATAIVIAGVSLVLSFGFLRVVRDRAFGEAQA encoded by the coding sequence GTGAGCGCCCGTGCGGCTCACGCCACGAGGACGCGACGCCGGGGCGGCCTGGTGCCGTACCTGTTCCTCGCCCCCGCCATGATCCTGTTCGCGCTGTTCATGGTCGTGCCCATCGGCTACACGGTCCACCTCAGCCTGCACCGCACCAAGGTGTCCGGCCTGGGGCTGGGCAAGGGGGCGCGCAAGGAGGTGTTCGTCGGGCTCGACAACTACGTCGCCGCGGTCGGCGACGGCGAGTTGTGGGCCGGCTGGCTGCGCGTCCTCGGGTACGGCGCGCTGGTGCTGGTGGTCATGCTGGGCCTGGCCCTGCTGTTCGCGCTGATGCTGGACACCGCCCGGGTACGGCTGGCGAGATTCGCCCGGATCGCGATCTTCCTGCCGTTCGCGGTGCCCGGGGTGGCGGCCGGCCTCATGTGGGGCTTCCTCTACCTGCCGAGCCTCAGCCCGTTCCACGAGCTGTTCGGGGCGGACCTGCTGAGCCGCACCACGGTCGTCTACTCGATGGCGAACATCGCGGTCTGGGGCGGCACCGGCTTCAACATGCTCGTCCTCTACACGAACCTGCGCGCCGTCCCGCAGAGCCTCTACGAGGCCGCCCGCATCGACGGCGCGTCGGAGCTGCAGATCGCGCTGCGCGTCAAGATCCCGATCCTGGCGCCGGCGATCATCCTGACGACCGTCTTCTCCGTCATCGCCACCGTCCAGGTGTTCACCGAGCCGAGCACCCTGCGGCCCCTGTCCAACACGATCAGCTCGACCTGGAGCCCCCTGATGAAGGTCTACCGGGACGCCTTCGTGACCGGCGACCTGTACTCCGCCGCCGCGACCGCCATCGTGATCGCCGGTGTGTCGCTGGTGCTGTCGTTCGGGTTCCTGCGCGTGGTGCGCGACCGGGCGTTCGGGGAGGCGCAGGCGTGA
- a CDS encoding GNAT family N-acetyltransferase translates to MEIRPGTTADADPIAALHTASWQTAYAGIMPGAYLDGPLPDEHLALWRARLSRPPGGDTCLLVAGDGDGLAGFAYLCLRPDGRVLLDNLHVRPALKRSGIGSLLVRRACGWVAADHPGRVLFLEVLRDNAPARAFYERMGGVPSKEFVEKAAGGVELDVVEYTWDPSVLAAVRGA, encoded by the coding sequence GTGGAGATCAGACCAGGAACGACGGCGGATGCCGACCCGATCGCGGCCCTGCACACGGCGAGCTGGCAGACCGCCTACGCGGGGATCATGCCGGGCGCCTACCTCGACGGACCGCTGCCTGACGAGCATCTGGCGCTGTGGCGGGCCCGGCTGAGCCGGCCGCCCGGAGGTGACACGTGCCTGCTCGTCGCCGGTGACGGTGACGGCCTCGCCGGGTTCGCCTACCTCTGCCTCCGCCCCGACGGCCGGGTCCTCCTCGACAACCTGCACGTGCGGCCCGCGCTGAAGCGCTCCGGCATCGGCTCGCTGCTCGTCCGGCGGGCCTGCGGCTGGGTCGCCGCCGACCACCCCGGCAGGGTCCTGTTCCTGGAGGTGCTGCGCGACAACGCCCCGGCGCGGGCGTTCTACGAGCGGATGGGCGGCGTGCCCAGCAAGGAGTTCGTGGAGAAGGCCGCCGGCGGGGTCGAGCTCGACGTCGTCGAGTACACCTGGGACCCGTCCGTCCTGGCCGCCGTCCGCGGCGCCTGA
- a CDS encoding ABC transporter substrate-binding protein, giving the protein MRMNRLAAAALAAALVTGCSGGAQDTAAPADTAAPAENVRLTFWNWVPGMDKVVAVWNKANPSIQVVSSTQAGGDDAATKFLTAAKAGNPPDLMQAEYQALPSFVAADAVADIKAAAEPVRQEFGEGVWGLVTLGTEAVYGIPQDSGPMMLYYRADLFDTYGIEVPRTWQEYAEAARTVRKKDPKVFLGTFSSKDPGSFAGLAQQAGAQWWSISGEAWKVAVNDEPTTKMADFWGGLVKEGVIDTMPYFTPEWNKALNDGKLLTWPSAVWAPGPLASNAPKAKGKWAIAPLPQWNAGENHTGFWGGSAVAVAAASKHQQAAAKFATWLNTDPEALGLLVKEGAIYPAATKGTSLLTEPPAYFSDVPDFWKQAAANTAGARGFTFGPNVNVAYNAYKDAFDKATADKSSFADALVEIQDATVADMTKSGFQIAQ; this is encoded by the coding sequence ATGCGCATGAACAGGCTCGCCGCCGCCGCCCTCGCTGCCGCCCTTGTGACCGGCTGCTCCGGCGGCGCCCAGGACACGGCCGCCCCCGCCGACACCGCCGCGCCCGCCGAGAACGTCAGGCTGACGTTCTGGAACTGGGTGCCCGGCATGGACAAGGTCGTCGCGGTGTGGAACAAGGCCAATCCGAGCATCCAGGTCGTGTCCAGCACCCAGGCCGGCGGCGACGACGCGGCGACCAAGTTCCTCACCGCCGCCAAGGCGGGCAACCCGCCGGACCTCATGCAGGCGGAGTACCAGGCGCTGCCGTCCTTCGTGGCGGCCGACGCCGTGGCCGACATCAAGGCCGCCGCGGAGCCGGTCAGGCAGGAGTTCGGCGAGGGTGTGTGGGGGCTCGTCACGCTGGGCACCGAGGCGGTCTACGGCATCCCGCAGGACAGCGGCCCCATGATGCTCTACTACCGCGCCGACCTGTTCGACACGTACGGCATCGAGGTGCCGAGGACCTGGCAGGAGTACGCCGAGGCCGCCAGGACCGTGCGCAAGAAGGACCCGAAGGTGTTCCTCGGCACGTTCTCCAGCAAGGACCCGGGCAGCTTCGCCGGGCTCGCGCAGCAGGCCGGCGCCCAGTGGTGGTCGATCAGCGGGGAGGCGTGGAAGGTGGCGGTCAACGACGAGCCCACCACGAAGATGGCCGACTTCTGGGGCGGCCTGGTCAAGGAGGGCGTGATCGACACCATGCCCTACTTCACCCCCGAGTGGAACAAGGCGCTCAACGACGGCAAGCTCCTCACCTGGCCGTCGGCCGTCTGGGCGCCGGGCCCGCTGGCGAGCAACGCGCCCAAGGCCAAGGGCAAGTGGGCCATCGCGCCGCTGCCGCAGTGGAACGCGGGCGAGAACCACACCGGCTTCTGGGGCGGCTCCGCCGTCGCCGTCGCCGCGGCCTCCAAGCATCAGCAGGCCGCCGCCAAGTTCGCCACCTGGCTCAACACCGACCCCGAGGCGCTCGGCCTGCTGGTGAAGGAGGGCGCGATCTACCCGGCCGCCACCAAGGGCACCTCGCTGCTCACCGAGCCGCCCGCCTACTTCTCCGACGTCCCCGACTTCTGGAAGCAGGCCGCCGCCAACACCGCCGGCGCCCGCGGCTTCACCTTCGGCCCGAACGTCAACGTCGCCTACAACGCCTACAAGGACGCCTTCGACAAGGCCACGGCCGACAAGTCGTCCTTCGCCGACGCCCTGGTCGAGATCCAGGACGCGACGGTGGCCGACATGACCAAGTCCGGCTTCCAGATCGCGCAGTGA
- a CDS encoding carbohydrate ABC transporter permease — protein MATSTLASTSAPASRHAPAAGRRPLGLVPTGVLLLGAVYCLFPVSWVVVAATKTPGELFSTGTYAIGTGFLDNLADLAAYRDGVFGLWMLNTLLYAGGGALLSTAVSAVSGYTLAKYRFAGRDLIFNLLIGGILVPAVVLAIPQYLLFSKIGLADTYWSVLLPQILHPYSIYLARVYAAAAIPDSLLEAARIDGASHLTLLRRVALPLMAPGMVTIFLFQFVAIWNNFLLPFIMLGDDTKFPLTVGLFTMLNAGANNPSLYNLILVGTFVALIPLVALFLTMQRFWRTDLSSGAVKA, from the coding sequence ATGGCCACCTCGACGCTCGCCTCGACCTCCGCCCCCGCCTCCCGCCACGCGCCCGCGGCCGGGCGACGGCCGCTCGGCCTGGTGCCGACCGGGGTGCTGCTGCTCGGCGCCGTCTACTGCCTGTTCCCGGTGAGCTGGGTGGTGGTCGCCGCCACCAAGACGCCGGGCGAGCTGTTCTCGACCGGCACGTACGCGATCGGCACCGGCTTCCTCGACAACCTCGCCGACCTCGCCGCCTACCGGGACGGGGTGTTCGGGCTGTGGATGCTCAACACCCTCCTGTACGCCGGGGGAGGGGCGCTGCTGTCGACGGCCGTGTCGGCGGTGTCGGGCTACACGCTGGCCAAGTACCGCTTCGCCGGCCGCGACCTGATCTTCAACCTGCTGATCGGCGGCATCCTGGTGCCCGCCGTGGTGCTGGCGATCCCGCAGTACCTGCTGTTCAGCAAGATCGGGCTGGCCGACACCTACTGGTCGGTCCTGCTGCCGCAGATCCTGCACCCGTACAGCATCTACCTGGCCCGGGTCTACGCGGCGGCGGCCATCCCCGACTCGCTGCTGGAGGCGGCGCGCATCGACGGCGCCTCCCACCTGACGCTGCTGCGGCGGGTGGCGCTGCCGCTGATGGCGCCGGGGATGGTGACCATCTTCCTGTTCCAGTTCGTAGCCATCTGGAACAACTTCCTGCTGCCGTTCATCATGCTCGGCGACGACACGAAGTTCCCGCTCACCGTGGGGCTGTTCACGATGCTCAACGCCGGGGCGAACAACCCGAGCCTTTACAACCTCATCCTCGTCGGCACGTTCGTGGCGCTCATCCCGCTGGTGGCGCTCTTCCTGACCATGCAGCGGTTCTGGCGCACAGACCTCAGCAGCGGCGCCGTCAAGGCCTGA
- a CDS encoding beta-galactosidase, which yields MSRYPAVPEGIAFGGDYNPEQWPAEVQEEDVRLMREAGVTLVSLGVFSWVQTEPREGVYEFGWLDAIVDRLHDAGISVNLGTPTAAPPAWFSRAYPDAFPVTREGVRVGAGGRQHACSSHPAFRAASARLAERLAERYGDHPAVVMWHVHNEYGAPLGECYCAASTAAWRLWLRRRHEDLDALNAAWGTAFWGQRYGDWEEIDAPRWSHTVVNPAQRLDYARFASEEHLSHYRLQRDILRRTGKPVTTNFAGTVNCKSMDLWRWAPELDVIANDHYLNGEQPDNHIWLSMSADLSRSLAGGEPWMLMEHSTGAISWQARGIAKRPGEMRRNSLAHVARGSDSVLFFQWRASRSGAEKWHSAMLPHGGTGTRIWQDVVALGADVRRLAPVRGGRVTAEVAVAWDWESYWALELEWRPTGDLAFRERVDAFYEALWREHVTVDFVHPSADVSAYKVVVLPSSYLLTEGSAKNLQRYVEGGGHLLVSYFSGVVDEHDTVHEGPYPGALRELLGLSVEEFHPLREHETVTLTGGGTGRVWSERVHLVGARAEQHFADGPDAGHPAYTSHDFGAGTARYLAAGLTPAGLRPLLGALLDRAGVSRPRDLPENLELVRRGAHTFLINHGPAPATVTGLSGTDLLTGAPFTGDVPPGGVAVVAPTQE from the coding sequence GTGAGTCGATACCCGGCCGTGCCGGAGGGCATCGCGTTCGGCGGGGACTACAACCCGGAGCAATGGCCCGCCGAGGTGCAGGAAGAGGACGTCCGCCTCATGCGGGAGGCCGGGGTCACCCTGGTCAGCCTGGGAGTCTTCTCCTGGGTCCAGACGGAGCCGCGCGAAGGGGTCTACGAGTTCGGCTGGCTGGACGCGATCGTGGACCGGCTGCACGACGCGGGCATCTCGGTCAACCTGGGCACCCCGACCGCGGCGCCCCCCGCGTGGTTCTCCCGGGCCTACCCGGACGCCTTCCCCGTCACCCGTGAGGGCGTGCGCGTCGGCGCGGGCGGCAGGCAGCACGCCTGCTCCAGCCACCCCGCCTTCCGCGCGGCGAGCGCCCGGCTGGCCGAACGGCTCGCGGAGCGCTACGGCGACCACCCGGCCGTGGTGATGTGGCACGTGCACAACGAGTACGGCGCGCCGCTCGGCGAGTGCTACTGCGCCGCCAGCACGGCCGCCTGGCGGCTGTGGCTGCGCCGGCGCCACGAGGACCTGGACGCGCTCAACGCCGCCTGGGGCACCGCCTTCTGGGGCCAGCGCTACGGCGACTGGGAGGAGATCGACGCGCCCCGGTGGAGCCACACCGTGGTCAACCCGGCCCAGCGCCTCGACTACGCCCGCTTCGCGAGCGAGGAGCACCTGTCGCACTACCGGCTGCAGCGCGACATCCTGCGCCGCACCGGCAAGCCCGTCACCACCAACTTCGCGGGCACCGTCAACTGCAAGTCCATGGACCTGTGGCGGTGGGCGCCCGAACTGGACGTGATCGCCAACGACCACTACCTGAACGGCGAGCAGCCCGACAACCACATCTGGCTGTCCATGTCGGCCGACCTCAGCCGCTCCCTCGCCGGCGGCGAGCCGTGGATGCTCATGGAGCACTCGACCGGCGCCATCAGCTGGCAGGCGCGCGGCATCGCCAAGCGGCCCGGCGAGATGCGCCGCAACAGCCTCGCCCACGTCGCCAGGGGCTCCGACTCCGTGCTGTTCTTCCAGTGGCGGGCCTCCCGGTCCGGCGCGGAGAAGTGGCATTCGGCGATGCTGCCGCACGGCGGGACCGGCACGCGGATCTGGCAGGACGTCGTCGCGCTCGGAGCGGACGTGCGCCGCCTGGCCCCGGTGCGGGGCGGCCGGGTGACCGCCGAGGTGGCCGTCGCCTGGGACTGGGAGTCGTACTGGGCACTGGAGCTGGAGTGGCGGCCGACAGGTGACCTGGCGTTCAGGGAGCGGGTGGACGCCTTCTACGAGGCGCTGTGGCGGGAGCACGTCACCGTCGACTTCGTCCACCCTTCCGCCGATGTCTCGGCGTACAAGGTCGTGGTGTTGCCCAGCTCGTACCTGCTGACCGAGGGCTCCGCCAAGAACCTGCAGCGGTACGTCGAGGGCGGCGGCCACCTGCTCGTCTCGTACTTCTCCGGCGTCGTGGACGAGCACGACACCGTCCACGAGGGCCCGTACCCGGGAGCGCTGCGCGAGCTGCTGGGCCTGTCGGTGGAGGAGTTCCACCCGCTGCGCGAGCACGAGACCGTGACGCTGACCGGAGGCGGCACCGGCCGCGTCTGGTCCGAGCGGGTCCACCTGGTGGGGGCCAGGGCCGAACAGCACTTCGCCGACGGCCCCGACGCCGGCCACCCGGCCTACACCAGCCACGACTTCGGCGCCGGCACGGCCCGCTACCTGGCCGCCGGCCTCACCCCCGCCGGCCTGCGCCCCCTGCTCGGCGCGCTGCTCGACCGCGCGGGCGTCTCCCGGCCCCGCGACCTGCCCGAGAACCTGGAGCTCGTACGGCGGGGCGCGCACACCTTCCTCATCAACCACGGCCCCGCCCCCGCCACGGTCACCGGCCTCTCCGGCACCGACCTCCTCACCGGCGCCCCCTTCACCGGCGACGTCCCCCCGGGCGGCGTGGCGGTCGTCGCCCCCACCCAGGAGTGA
- a CDS encoding LacI family DNA-binding transcriptional regulator translates to MKRPTIHDVARVAGISRGTVSRVLNGDRYVSPAARLAIERAIAETGYVVNRNARNLVRQRAGSVVMVLSEPHEKLFEDPNYSTTIRTAIRRLGERDLSLVMMIAGDDRDREQVLRYMRGGHADGVLLVSTHAGDPLVDALRDARLPAVSCGAVIGRESVIPYAACDERGGARQMAEYLVSRGRRRIAMITGPMDTPGGIQRLEGFADVLGRKASTKLVEHGDWTQASGERAMARLLERVPDVDAVFAASDVMASGALHTLRQAGRRVPDDVAVGGFDDSSVAISTHPPLTTVRQPLADVAQETVRLLLALIDGADHVDPVTLPTELIVRESA, encoded by the coding sequence GTGAAGAGGCCGACCATCCACGACGTGGCCAGGGTGGCCGGGATCTCGCGCGGCACGGTCTCGCGCGTGCTCAACGGCGACCGCTACGTCAGCCCCGCGGCCCGCCTCGCCATCGAGCGGGCCATCGCCGAGACCGGCTACGTGGTCAACCGCAACGCCCGCAACCTCGTCAGGCAGCGGGCCGGCTCCGTCGTCATGGTGCTGTCCGAGCCGCACGAGAAGCTCTTCGAGGACCCCAACTACAGCACCACCATCCGCACCGCCATCCGCCGCCTCGGCGAGCGCGACCTGTCACTCGTCATGATGATCGCCGGCGACGACCGCGACCGCGAGCAGGTCCTGCGCTACATGCGCGGCGGCCACGCCGACGGCGTCCTGCTCGTCTCCACCCACGCGGGCGACCCCCTGGTCGACGCGCTGCGCGACGCGCGCCTGCCCGCCGTGTCGTGCGGCGCCGTGATCGGCCGCGAGTCGGTCATCCCGTACGCGGCCTGCGACGAGCGGGGCGGCGCCCGCCAGATGGCCGAATACCTGGTGTCCCGGGGCCGCAGGCGGATCGCCATGATCACCGGCCCGATGGACACGCCCGGCGGCATCCAGCGGCTGGAGGGCTTCGCCGACGTCCTCGGCCGCAAGGCGTCCACGAAGCTCGTCGAGCACGGCGACTGGACCCAGGCCAGCGGCGAACGCGCCATGGCCCGGCTGCTGGAGCGGGTGCCCGACGTCGACGCCGTGTTCGCCGCCTCCGACGTGATGGCCTCCGGTGCCCTCCACACGCTGCGCCAGGCGGGGCGCCGGGTGCCGGACGACGTGGCGGTGGGCGGGTTCGACGACTCGTCGGTGGCGATCTCCACCCACCCACCGCTGACCACGGTCCGCCAGCCGCTCGCGGACGTCGCCCAGGAGACGGTCCGGCTGCTGCTCGCCCTCATCGACGGCGCCGACCACGTCGACCCCGTCACCCTCCCCACAGAGCTGATCGTCCGCGAATCGGCCTAA
- a CDS encoding sensor histidine kinase has product MIRIFPRSIRARLTTVATLVAALVFITTSAITLAAVPGSLRTAVRTDLETAVGWVAEQARTGRLPAQLNTPSSLQLLQVVSPQGQVLAATPGRPLEPRLTTIRPRNPGVAHVTEHLLHHATDARHHHCMVMAMLVRTPEGPVTVYGAASLDRVNTVLGRLRALVFLGTPLILLGVAGVTWMIVGSALRPVERIRSVLAEISGKDLSRRVPVPDTGDEITDLAVTANTTLDRLERSAETQRRFVADASHELRSPISGLRTQLELAAAYPDETDWPAAGARALESVERLTGIVDELLMLARLDTGVAAERRVVDVCDLVREQVRRRAGGRVAIAAPPCPPAPVLGSPLQLDRLLTNLLDNATRHAAGRVEVVVEEDRDEVVITITDDGAGIAPEDRERIFERFVRLEEARALDKGGTGLGLPLSREIAVAHGGRLVLTDHRPGARFVVRLPLCPD; this is encoded by the coding sequence GTGATACGGATCTTTCCTCGCTCGATCCGGGCGCGCCTCACCACCGTCGCGACCCTGGTCGCGGCGTTGGTCTTCATCACGACGTCCGCCATCACCCTCGCCGCGGTCCCCGGCAGCCTCCGGACGGCCGTGCGGACCGACCTGGAGACGGCCGTCGGATGGGTGGCCGAGCAGGCCCGCACCGGCCGGCTTCCCGCGCAGCTGAATACCCCGTCCAGCCTCCAGCTCCTCCAGGTCGTGTCCCCGCAAGGCCAGGTGCTCGCCGCCACCCCCGGCCGGCCACTCGAACCCCGCCTGACCACCATCCGGCCGCGGAACCCCGGCGTCGCCCACGTCACCGAGCACCTCCTGCACCATGCCACCGACGCGCGCCACCACCACTGCATGGTCATGGCCATGCTGGTGCGCACGCCGGAGGGGCCGGTCACGGTGTACGGGGCCGCGTCGCTGGACAGGGTGAACACGGTTCTGGGCCGGCTGCGTGCCCTGGTCTTCCTGGGCACCCCGCTGATCCTGCTGGGCGTGGCCGGCGTCACCTGGATGATCGTGGGTTCCGCGCTGCGCCCCGTCGAGCGCATCCGGTCCGTGCTGGCCGAGATCAGCGGCAAGGACCTGAGCCGCCGCGTCCCCGTACCCGACACGGGCGACGAGATCACCGACCTGGCCGTGACCGCCAACACGACCCTCGACCGGCTCGAACGCTCGGCCGAGACCCAGCGCCGCTTCGTCGCCGACGCCTCGCACGAGCTGCGCAGCCCCATCTCCGGGCTGCGGACGCAACTGGAGCTGGCCGCCGCGTACCCGGACGAGACCGACTGGCCCGCCGCCGGCGCCCGCGCCCTGGAGTCCGTCGAACGGCTCACGGGCATCGTCGACGAGCTGCTCATGCTCGCCCGGCTCGACACGGGCGTCGCGGCCGAGCGCCGGGTCGTCGACGTGTGCGACCTGGTGAGGGAGCAGGTACGGCGCCGCGCGGGCGGCCGGGTGGCCATCGCCGCCCCGCCCTGCCCGCCAGCCCCGGTCCTCGGCTCCCCGCTGCAGCTCGACCGCCTGCTGACGAACCTGCTGGACAACGCCACCAGGCACGCGGCCGGCCGAGTCGAGGTGGTCGTGGAGGAGGACCGGGACGAGGTCGTCATCACGATCACCGACGACGGCGCGGGCATCGCGCCGGAGGACCGCGAGCGGATCTTCGAGCGCTTCGTGCGGCTGGAGGAGGCCCGCGCCCTGGACAAGGGGGGCACCGGCCTGGGCCTGCCGCTGTCGAGGGAGATCGCCGTGGCCCACGGCGGCAGGCTCGTCCTCACCGACCACCGTCCGGGCGCCCGCTTCGTGGTGCGCCTGCCGCTGTGCCCGGACTGA
- a CDS encoding sensor histidine kinase, which produces MTAWFPARRRAAPWMVHGAFGLSLVFAAAGVAGEGDMAAGLGGLLLGVLYAAAVVPFTGDPGSGRYGPAWMGLALVTLAWGVLAMAAAWYVLPAVPLVFAWMRLVPLWAATFGVTVLGCASVVSVARQVGGVSAPAVLGPLAVAAVAALAALRRPGTPHANGGPHANGGPPHDRPAAPGEPFPNDRPAAPGEAFPYDRPAFPGEPHQRRRAPGAHRRRGHLPSGRPGHPYPREEPGGERPGPATRHDPRTAVGRPPAEPPEPAGTPPGPTAGHRRLRRSSLVGAVRRLSDATAARARIPVRFGVSGAPVELPPAHDVVLLRVARGVLGNVGRHSGARNAGVTLAYLDDLVMLYVSDDGRGFDPYTTTGRDLREMRERVEALGGTLTVRSAPGGGTAVVAGLPR; this is translated from the coding sequence ATGACTGCATGGTTTCCGGCGAGGCGACGGGCGGCGCCGTGGATGGTCCACGGCGCCTTCGGGCTGTCGCTCGTGTTCGCGGCGGCCGGGGTCGCGGGCGAGGGGGACATGGCGGCCGGCCTGGGCGGGCTGCTGCTGGGTGTGCTGTACGCCGCCGCGGTGGTGCCGTTCACCGGCGATCCCGGCTCGGGGCGCTACGGGCCTGCGTGGATGGGGCTGGCTCTCGTGACGCTGGCCTGGGGGGTGCTGGCGATGGCCGCCGCCTGGTACGTGCTGCCGGCGGTGCCGCTGGTGTTCGCGTGGATGCGGCTGGTGCCGTTGTGGGCGGCGACGTTCGGGGTGACGGTGCTGGGCTGCGCGTCCGTCGTGTCGGTGGCCCGGCAGGTGGGCGGGGTGTCGGCGCCCGCGGTGCTCGGGCCGCTGGCCGTCGCGGCGGTGGCGGCACTGGCCGCCCTCCGGCGGCCGGGCACCCCCCACGCGAACGGCGGCCCCCATGCGAACGGCGGCCCCCCGCACGACCGCCCGGCCGCTCCGGGCGAGCCCTTCCCCAACGACCGCCCGGCGGCTCCGGGTGAGGCCTTCCCCTACGACCGCCCGGCCTTCCCTGGTGAGCCCCATCAGCGGCGCCGTGCCCCCGGCGCGCACCGCCGCCGCGGGCACCTCCCGTCCGGCCGGCCGGGACACCCGTACCCGCGGGAGGAGCCCGGCGGCGAGCGGCCCGGCCCGGCGACCCGCCACGATCCCCGGACCGCCGTCGGCCGCCCCCCGGCGGAGCCGCCCGAGCCCGCGGGGACGCCGCCCGGGCCCACGGCGGGCCACCGGCGGCTCCGCAGGTCGTCGCTGGTGGGAGCGGTGCGCCGGCTCAGCGACGCGACGGCGGCCCGTGCCCGGATCCCGGTACGGTTCGGCGTGTCAGGCGCGCCCGTCGAGCTGCCGCCCGCCCACGACGTGGTGCTGCTGCGGGTCGCGCGCGGCGTGCTGGGCAACGTCGGCCGGCACTCCGGGGCCCGCAACGCCGGGGTGACGCTGGCCTACCTCGACGACCTGGTCATGCTGTACGTGTCCGACGACGGCCGCGGCTTCGACCCCTACACGACCACCGGGCGCGACCTGCGCGAGATGCGCGAGCGGGTCGAGGCGCTGGGCGGCACCCTGACCGTGCGGTCCGCGCCGGGCGGCGGCACCGCCGTGGTGGCGGGCCTGCCCCGATGA